The Nitrospira sp. DNA segment GATGCTTGTTAGATAGGAATCGCACAGGGGCGGAAACAGCAAGTCCTGTGCCCCTAGGGAAATGATGCAAACCACGGTGCGCGTTGAAGATTTAGGAAGAGTGATCAACGGCCAGAATCGGGGTCGTCAGAAACCCCAACAGGCGCCGGCTTGCACCGGTCAAAAAAATGACGTGCTTGGAGCAGCGTGCAGCATGTGAGCTCAATTCTGGATGGAGTAGCCGTGGCTCTTCGGATCGAATCCCTTCCGCTTGAGCTTTTCCACGAGGGTCGTTCTGTTCACTTGAAGCAACTGTGCCGCTCGACTGGTAATGCCATTGGCTTTTCGTAAGGCCTCGCCGATCAGTCGGTTTTCGTAATGCTCTAGTTCCTTCGTCAAGTTGATGCCGTCCTCGGAGAAGCGAATGAACTGCTCTGGCGCCTCGACCGACTTTCCACCGGCATTTTTCACAGCGCGTTCCGGCAAGTCGGCCAGGGTCAGCATTCCCCTTTTCTTCAGCACGCACAACCGTTCGACCATGTTTTCAAGCTCGCGGATATTGCCCGGCCATTCCTCCTCTGTCATACGAGCCAGCGCATCAGGCTCCATGCCAAGGATTTCCGTTCGTCGCAACTGATTGAATTGGGAGATGAAATGGTTCACCAAGAGCGGAATGTCGCTCCGACGCTCTCGCAAAGGAGGAATGTGGATAGGAATGACGTGTAGGCGATAGTACAAGTCCTGCCGAAAGCGGCGTTCTTGAACAGCCAGGGCGAGGTCTTGATTGGTGGCGGCAATGATCCGGACATCGACATTGATCGTCCTGGTTCCACCGACGCGCTCGAAGCAGCGCTCTTGCAACACGCGCAGCAATTTCACTTGCAGCGGGAGACTCATTTCCCCCACTTCGTCCAAAAAGATGGTGCCACCGTGAGCCAATTCAAACCGCCCCAGGCGGGTGTGCGCAGCCCCGGTAAATGCCCCCTTTTCATGGCCAAACAATTCTGACTCGAGTAGCGTTTCTGGAATCGCGCCGCAGTTAACCGGCACTAAAGGACGCTCCCGGCGCATACTATTGAAGTGCAGCATCCGAGCAATTAATTCTTTGCC contains these protein-coding regions:
- a CDS encoding sigma-54-dependent Fis family transcriptional regulator codes for the protein MSQSHILVIDDDPAVRQLLAETLTDEGHQVTVMSSGLEGVEAVKDQPVHVVLTDLQMPGIDGLETIERISKIDSKIIAIVMTGYGTIDYAVRAMKAGAFDFITKPFEPDTVAVVVRKALDVYKLKQENHLLRKAVRDQYRLEHLVGSSAPMRMVLDFVEKVADSDSTVLIEGESGTGKELIARMLHFNSMRRERPLVPVNCGAIPETLLESELFGHEKGAFTGAAHTRLGRFELAHGGTIFLDEVGEMSLPLQVKLLRVLQERCFERVGGTRTINVDVRIIAATNQDLALAVQERRFRQDLYYRLHVIPIHIPPLRERRSDIPLLVNHFISQFNQLRRTEILGMEPDALARMTEEEWPGNIRELENMVERLCVLKKRGMLTLADLPERAVKNAGGKSVEAPEQFIRFSEDGINLTKELEHYENRLIGEALRKANGITSRAAQLLQVNRTTLVEKLKRKGFDPKSHGYSIQN